The Candidatus Rubidus massiliensis DNA segment TAAGTGCGTTAGAAAAAGGCTTACCTAACTGCTCAGGAGTAGCGGTTGGCTTTGATCGCTTAATGATGCTACGACACCAAACTCCTTTTATCGAAGATGTTATCCCTTTTTCTTGGGAAAAGGCTTAAAAAAAATTAATTTTTTGTTTGATAAAGGGGCTCTGTAGTAAATTTTTTAGAACAATATAGGGCATATAGGGAAGCAATAATTGAGGTAGTACAACCTACCAGCAAAGGTAGCTGACAATTAGTTAAAGCACATAATAACCCCCCAATTGAGGGACCAACACATCCCCTTAAACCGACTAGCATAACATTTACGCCACTATATTGCGTGCTATCTTCTTGCTTGGAAAAAATGGGGCCAGATAAGTTCCAGCTCATTTCACTGCCGGCTTGCATAATGCCGTAAATTAAGTAAGCCATGTAAAACCAAATCCAATTCCCTTCTGCAAAAATGAGTAAAATGGGAAAAAAGGCAGCAAACAAAGTGACTAAAGAGGAAATAGCATACAAATTTACTTTATTCATTAAATTAGCCCACAACCTTGAAGTAGCAGCAAAGCCAAGTCCTTTACAAATTGTTATAGCAATGGCTAATTCTGTGTAGGAAAGATGAAGAGTTTCAATAAAAAAATTGGGTAAAGCTGGCTGCATTACCATGATACTTAAGCCACCTAACATAAAAATAATTTGAAAATGAGTAAAATCTATACGTGTTTTCATTAAAACGTAGAAATTTTTCCAAGGAGCCACAATCGCTTTTTTAAGGGAAAAATCTTCATCTTTCTCAGCTTTTAGGGCATTTTGCTCTAAGGGAATACTCATGAGGAGAAATAGACTAACGCTATTACAAATAGCAGCAATGGGAAACATCCAACGCCAAATACCTGGGGTTACATCCATCCAATGCCCAACAAAAATCGGTAAAGCCAAGCCAGTTAAATAATTAATAGAAGAGCCATGAGAAAACACTTTGCTG contains these protein-coding regions:
- a CDS encoding Major Facilitator Superfamily protein, whose protein sequence is MENYKKTYTGFVISNVFNAPLWAMYSLLVFIFYKDLHATPLQLTLLISIKPAIAILSFYWSSIIHKRPDLLKKNIFWATVVGFFPCFLFPFFENIWFYILAYGLYMMAIRAVIPAWMEILKINVPASERSKVFSHGSSINYLTGLALPIFVGHWMDVTPGIWRWMFPIAAICNSVSLFLLMSIPLEQNALKAEKDEDFSLKKAIVAPWKNFYVLMKTRIDFTHFQIIFMLGGLSIMVMQPALPNFFIETLHLSYTELAIAITICKGLGFAATSRLWANLMNKVNLYAISSLVTLFAAFFPILLIFAEGNWIWFYMAYLIYGIMQAGSEMSWNLSGPIFSKQEDSTQYSGVNVMLVGLRGCVGPSIGGLLCALTNCQLPLLVGCTTSIIASLYALYCSKKFTTEPLYQTKN